In the genome of Planococcus donghaensis, the window TTTATAGCCTCTGCGTTTTTCACGGTTCACGACCATTTCACACGCTGCAACTCCTGCATAATAAGGCCCTATAGGATTAAAATCAATCGTGATCCATACAAGCCAGTAATCTTTGCCGCCTTCTGAATCTTCGCGGTTTGTTGTAAATTTGATGCCACGTTCAACTTCACTGCGGGCATGCATGGCGCCAATATCGATAAAAGCTTCTTGCTCTTCCACATCAATAAATAATGGAGAAACGTTTTCCAAAGATAGAGACCCGATGCCGTATCCTTTATGACCGTCCGTCGGATCGTTTTTTATAATAGTAAATCCTACTTTTTGTTTTGGTTTTTCTTCATTCGCCATTGTCTGAATCCTCCGTTCTGCTATGATGATAGTATTCTTAAGAAAAAGGAGCTGCATCCATTATGCCATACGTCACTGTA includes:
- a CDS encoding YwhD family protein, whose amino-acid sequence is MANEEKPKQKVGFTIIKNDPTDGHKGYGIGSLSLENVSPLFIDVEEQEAFIDIGAMHARSEVERGIKFTTNREDSEGGKDYWLVWITIDFNPIGPYYAGVAACEMVVNREKRRGYKILADHVNRMDKSMKRKILVDQMDEPSKRVLADYLESHNAEMWNNSSEQLHQDLGR